CCACCGAGATATCTGGAACATTTTCATAAATTTCCTCAACACTATTGAATTTAAAAGCCTCATACACATCTGGACAGTGTTTTTTAACTTCATTTTTAAAAATATTTGCATCAAAAAGAAACATTCCACTATTCCATAAATAATTATTTTCAATATATTGTTTGGCAGTTTTTAAATCTGGTTTTTCTTTAAATTCCCCTACAATATATCCTCCATTCAATTTTTCAGCGGGTTTTATATATCCATATCCTGTATTTGGTTCGGTTGGTTTAATTCCGAATGTAATCATATATTCTTTTGCCAATTCTTGCCCAGACAATACCGCAGATATAAATTCTTCTTCATTTTCAATCAAATGGTCAGATGAAAATACTCCAACTATGGTATTACTATTATTTTCTTTGTTATTTTTGCTATTTTCCAAACCATAATAAATCGCAGGAAGTGTATTTCTACCAATTGGTTCAATTAATATATTGTCCTCATTAAAACCACCATTATTTCCATTGTTATTGATTTCATAACCCAATTCCTCAATTTGCCCCAATACTAAAAATTTATGTTTTTCATTTGTGATTATATATATTTCATCAATATTTGATAATTTTAAACATCTTTCAAAAGTCATTTGAAATAATGATTTATCAAATTTTTTTAATTTTATAAATTGTTTTGGATAGTGCTCCCTACTTAATGGAAATAATCTACTACCCACTCCCCCGGCTAAGATTAATGATTTTATTTTTTGCATTTTTTCACCACGATTATACCGTCTATCCGCATATCGAATTTATATTCTAAAAATAGTTTAATATATATAGTGTTGTGTTTGTTAATAGTCAATCTTCGGACTATCGGGTCTAACAAGGGACAGTTATTGAAGATTAACTATACTCCATATAATTATTATGGAATTTGAAAATATAAAAGCTTTTGCATACAAAAGCTATGCTTTTGTTCAAAATCACAAATCATTTTACAGTCATAAAACGAAATATAAAAAAATAAAAATAAAAATATATTTTAATTTTGTTCTGTATGGGAGCTCCCTACGAAATTTAAAATTTTCCAATAAAATGTTTAATAACATTTATAATTATTTTAACAATTGATATTATTTGCTCAATTGGTGATTTATTATTTTTAACTGCTGTCTCTTCTTTAAGGGCATAATATCCAGATTTTGTTATTTTTGATGTTATGGTATTGTTATTGTATGTATAAGGTATAGTGGTCCATACTTTGGATTTCTCATCATAATATATCATTCGTAATATTTTATCTTTGGTGGTATCTATCTTTATTTTTAGGATTAGAGGTTTGCTAAACTCGGCATCTTTTGGAGATATTAAATATGCCATCGTAGTATTTGGGAGCTCCACCTTATTAATAGATATGTCACCATCTGTGCTAATTTCAGTTTCATCATTTATTATTAACGATGCATTGCCTATTTTTTTTATTACTGTGCCATATATTATATTTGGAGTTGTTGATGGTTTTTTAATACTATTGTTTTCTGATATGGGAGAATTGTTTTCCGGTGTTGAATTGTTTTCTGATATGGGAGACTTGTTTTCTGATATGGGAGACTTGTTTTCTGATATGGGAGCTCCCTGTTTTGGAATAATATAATCCAAGTATATGGTTTTAGTATTTTCATTGTTATATGAGTCTTTTGCAGTTATTTTAAATATATTTTTATTTTCAATTAAATTAATTGTTCCGGTGTATCTGTTGCCATTTTTTGAATAGGTCAATTTATTATTGTTTATATAAATATCAACGGTATAGTTGGAATTATCGTCTATCAATATTTCATAATTTAAATTAGATATATTATATGTCCCCTGATTAGGGGATAGAATTGTTATTTTCGGAGGTTCATTATCTGTGTCATTTATATTATTGACCACAGGCATTACTGGTGGAGCTGGCGTATCCCCTTTGATTATTATTTCTTTATTTACTCCCCCAATACTCAAATATACTGTGGTTCCTTCTGGAATGTTATTTGTTTTGTAGGAATATTTGAAATTCCCATTTTCATCTGCTTTTATGGTTGTAGATGCGATAATTTTTAGTTTTACAGGTTTTGATTGATTTTTAATCTTTCCTCCAATTTTCATATCGTAGGTTCCAGCAGGAACATTTGATTTAGAAACTGTTGCTACGCCATTGCTGTTTGCAGTCGCATCTATTGTAATCCACGCCCCCATATTTACACTTACAGATATATCTCTTACATTTTCTCCAATAACCTTAAATGTATTTGGTGGGGTAGGAATATCTACACCATACATAAGATATCCATAATATGGATATGATACTATTGGATTAACTTCAAACCATGCTTGACAATTTATATCTTCATTTGGATTTGCCATTCCTGTTATTGTTATGGTGTCTCCTACTTTTGGGTTTGAAGGAGTTATTTGAACATCTGAAACTGCTGCATAAATTGGA
The window above is part of the Methanococcus aeolicus Nankai-3 genome. Proteins encoded here:
- a CDS encoding mannose-1-phosphate guanylyltransferase/mannose-6-phosphate isomerase → MKSLILAGGVGSRLFPLSREHYPKQFIKLKKFDKSLFQMTFERCLKLSNIDEIYIITNEKHKFLVLGQIEELGYEINNNGNNGGFNEDNILIEPIGRNTLPAIYYGLENSKNNKENNSNTIVGVFSSDHLIENEEEFISAVLSGQELAKEYMITFGIKPTEPNTGYGYIKPAEKLNGGYIVGEFKEKPDLKTAKQYIENNYLWNSGMFLFDANIFKNEVKKHCPDVYEAFKFNSVEEIYENVPDISVDYGIMEKSDKVAVIPLNIIWNDMGSFDSFYEYFEKDDQGNVIYGDNISIDSKNNLINTSDGKLVSLIGIEDTIVVDTKDVLLVCNKGESQKVKDIVKYLKNKKDDRIQFHTTVYRPWGTYTILEEGLFYKIKRITVHQGKKLSYQLHHHRSEHWVVVKGTASVTIEGNEMLVRSGESIFVKSGLKHRLENHGKIPLEVIEIQVGEYLEEDDIIRFDDDFGRK